From a single Halanaerobiaceae bacterium ANBcell28 genomic region:
- the rlmD gene encoding 23S rRNA (uracil(1939)-C(5))-methyltransferase RlmD, whose amino-acid sequence MSEDCKIKKGEKLDLIIDNIKYPNTGVAFCNKHQIQIKNVLPGQKVKVRIKKKKKKYYEGKLLEILENSPLEGEKLCEHYNNCGGCNRQRIGYEKQLDIKENQIKELFKINNLKDINFLGIESSPNVCEYRNKMEFTFGDYNKDGYLQLGMHPQGKRFDIVTVETCILVDSDFRMILQRVLNHFRKLNFKKYHVISKEGYLRNLVIRKGLKTGEILVNIITTSQNKYNFDKFTQELLDLNLKGNIVSILHTINDDYADAVKCDKLINLYGKDYYTENIMNLSFKITPFAFFQPNTLGAERLYDTVLDFIQKPEDKIVYDLYCGTGTISQFIAKKAKKVYGIEIIKEAIEIAKNNAKLNNLDNCTFKAGDVLDKLKELKEKADIIIIDPPRPGIHPKALEDIIKVEANEIIYVSCNPKTLVRDLKEFTNHKYKIKKVKCVDMFPHTHHLETVVHLIK is encoded by the coding sequence ATGAGTGAAGATTGCAAAATTAAAAAAGGTGAAAAATTAGATCTTATAATTGATAATATTAAATACCCAAATACTGGAGTAGCATTTTGCAATAAGCATCAAATACAAATAAAGAATGTTCTTCCAGGGCAAAAGGTCAAAGTGCGTATTAAAAAAAAGAAAAAAAAGTATTATGAAGGCAAGTTATTAGAAATTCTTGAAAATTCGCCTTTAGAAGGAGAAAAGCTCTGTGAACATTACAATAATTGTGGTGGTTGTAATAGACAAAGAATTGGCTATGAGAAACAATTGGATATAAAGGAAAATCAAATTAAAGAACTATTTAAGATCAATAATTTAAAAGATATAAATTTTTTGGGCATTGAAAGTAGTCCAAATGTATGTGAATATCGAAATAAAATGGAATTTACATTTGGTGATTATAATAAAGACGGATATTTACAATTAGGGATGCATCCACAAGGAAAAAGATTTGATATTGTTACTGTTGAGACATGTATTTTAGTAGATAGTGATTTTAGAATGATTTTACAAAGAGTCTTAAATCATTTTAGAAAGTTAAATTTTAAAAAATATCATGTGATTTCTAAAGAAGGCTATTTGCGAAATTTAGTCATTAGAAAAGGCTTAAAAACAGGAGAAATTTTAGTAAATATTATTACTACCTCACAAAATAAATATAACTTTGATAAATTTACTCAAGAATTACTGGATTTAAACTTAAAAGGGAATATAGTTAGCATTCTACATACAATCAATGACGATTATGCTGATGCAGTTAAATGTGATAAACTAATTAATCTCTACGGTAAAGATTATTATACTGAAAATATAATGAATTTATCTTTTAAAATTACCCCCTTTGCATTTTTCCAACCTAATACTTTAGGGGCTGAACGACTATATGATACTGTTCTTGATTTTATACAAAAACCTGAGGATAAAATTGTTTACGATTTATATTGTGGAACAGGCACCATATCTCAATTCATTGCAAAAAAGGCAAAAAAAGTATACGGGATTGAAATAATTAAAGAAGCAATTGAGATTGCTAAAAACAATGCTAAATTAAACAATTTAGATAATTGTACTTTTAAAGCTGGAGATGTTCTTGATAAGTTAAAAGAATTAAAAGAAAAGGCAGATATAATTATAATTGATCCGCCCAGACCAGGAATACATCCTAAAGCACTAGAAGATATTATAAAAGTAGAAGCTAATGAAATAATATATGTATCATGTAATCCTAAAACACTTGTTAGGGATTTAAAGGAATTTACTAATCATAAATATAAAATAAAAAAAGTTAAATGTGTAGATATGTTTCCCCATACTCATCACCTTGAAACAGTAGTTCATCTTATTAAATAA
- a CDS encoding ABC transporter ATP-binding protein, with the protein MSVFKKIWSFASRHKFICFLGVLFTILNVVSSMVPGYITRLIIDDVITQGNINFLPTLLLVLMIATLLRSTSIFFERYFTESFSQNVLMDLKQEVYDHLQNMSFNFFNKNKTGELMSRMTGDMEAIRRLTAEGTIIFTQILFYLLVTGTILISLSLRLTLITLATSPFLAFFAIRFSKTIKPAVRKIRKQFSRLNSAVQENITGIRIVKAFHQHDYEMEKFDEENHEYYNKNYNVAKIWGKYFPILEFLGGLSTVFLLAFGGLMVINGEITLGVWIQFNSYLWMILMPMRMLGNAVDLINRNIAAGERIFNILEEEVEIKNSNEIINKEKINGDIEFKNVSLAYDGQYVLKDINIKAKAGTTVAIMGATGSGKTSLVNMIGRYYDPSDGKVLIDGININKLDLKFLRENVSTVMQDVFLFSETIEENIKYGRIDASEKEVKLSSSIAGAKEFIDEFEDDYNTIVGERGMGLSGGQKQRVSLARALLKKAPILILDDATSAVDMETEHQIQEALEKQENKSTIFLIAHRISSVRNADEIIILKDGEIIERGTHDELIEIQGEYFNIYSEQYKELLEDSFFGKKKVIS; encoded by the coding sequence ATGTCTGTTTTTAAGAAAATATGGAGTTTTGCATCCAGACACAAATTCATTTGTTTTTTAGGAGTATTATTTACAATTTTAAATGTAGTCTCATCAATGGTTCCCGGATATATCACTAGGTTGATTATTGATGATGTAATAACACAAGGTAATATTAATTTTCTACCAACTTTATTATTAGTATTAATGATTGCAACATTGTTAAGATCAACTTCAATATTTTTTGAGAGGTATTTTACTGAAAGTTTTTCTCAAAATGTTTTAATGGATTTAAAACAGGAAGTGTACGACCATTTACAGAATATGTCATTTAATTTTTTTAATAAAAATAAAACTGGGGAATTAATGTCGAGAATGACTGGAGATATGGAAGCTATTAGAAGATTAACAGCAGAAGGAACGATTATCTTCACCCAAATATTATTTTATCTATTGGTTACTGGTACTATCTTAATAAGTTTAAGTCTTAGATTAACTCTTATCACTCTTGCTACTAGTCCATTTTTAGCTTTTTTTGCTATACGATTTTCTAAAACTATAAAACCTGCAGTAAGAAAGATAAGAAAGCAGTTCTCGAGGTTAAATAGTGCGGTGCAAGAAAATATTACGGGAATAAGAATAGTAAAGGCGTTTCATCAACATGATTACGAGATGGAAAAATTTGATGAGGAAAACCATGAATATTATAATAAAAATTATAATGTAGCCAAAATATGGGGAAAATATTTCCCGATTTTAGAATTTTTAGGCGGTCTAAGTACTGTTTTTCTATTAGCTTTTGGTGGTTTAATGGTTATAAACGGAGAAATTACATTAGGTGTTTGGATTCAATTTAATAGTTATTTGTGGATGATTCTTATGCCTATGAGAATGTTAGGTAATGCAGTAGACTTAATTAATCGTAATATTGCAGCAGGAGAAAGGATTTTTAATATCCTTGAAGAAGAAGTAGAAATAAAAAATAGTAATGAAATTATCAATAAAGAAAAAATCAATGGTGATATTGAGTTTAAAAATGTTTCTTTAGCATATGATGGGCAGTATGTATTAAAAGATATAAATATAAAAGCAAAAGCAGGAACTACCGTTGCAATTATGGGCGCTACTGGTAGTGGTAAAACTTCTTTAGTGAATATGATTGGAAGATATTATGACCCAAGTGATGGTAAAGTATTAATTGATGGTATTAATATTAATAAATTAGATTTAAAGTTTTTGCGCGAAAATGTTTCAACAGTTATGCAAGATGTATTTCTTTTCTCAGAGACCATTGAAGAAAATATAAAATATGGCAGAATAGATGCAAGTGAAAAAGAAGTTAAATTATCTTCATCAATTGCTGGAGCTAAAGAATTTATTGATGAATTTGAAGATGATTATAATACTATTGTTGGCGAAAGGGGTATGGGGCTATCTGGTGGTCAAAAACAAAGGGTATCTTTAGCAAGGGCGTTATTAAAAAAAGCTCCGATACTTATACTTGATGATGCTACTTCTGCTGTTGATATGGAAACTGAACATCAAATACAAGAAGCGCTTGAGAAACAAGAGAATAAAAGTACAATTTTTTTAATAGCTCATAGAATATCTTCTGTTCGAAATGCTGATGAAATTATAATATTAAAAGATGGCGAAATAATAGAACGAGGTACACATGATGAATTGATAGAAATACAAGGTGAATATTTTAACATATATAGCGAACAATACAAAGAACTCCTTGAAGATTCATTCTTTGGAAAGAAAAAGGTGATAAGCTAA
- a CDS encoding glutathione S-transferase N-terminal domain-containing protein — MKLDLYYFPSCPFCKKVINYIKKNDIEGEVNYKNIRQDNVSKNELINKGGKEQVPCLFIDGEALYESDLIIKWLDDNIIKK, encoded by the coding sequence ATGAAATTAGATTTATATTACTTTCCCAGTTGCCCTTTTTGCAAAAAAGTTATTAATTATATTAAAAAAAATGATATTGAGGGAGAAGTGAACTATAAGAATATACGACAAGATAATGTTTCAAAAAATGAACTAATAAATAAAGGGGGGAAAGAGCAGGTACCTTGTCTTTTTATTGATGGAGAAGCATTATATGAATCTGATCTAATAATTAAATGGTTAGATGATAATATAATTAAAAAATAG
- the hslO gene encoding Hsp33 family molecular chaperone HslO, with product MSDYLIRVITTNKEIRALAVRSTNIVEKARKAHNTSPVATAALGRSLSGAVLMGSMIKAGEETGLIIEGDGPLKRIIIESNQKGEVRGYVSNPNVDLMVKNNGKLDVAKAIGQGQLRVIKRKLLKEPYESSIPLISGEIGEDLTYYFTQSEQTPSAVGVGVLLDKDNSVTAAGGFIVQLLPGATDETISQLERNIGKISAISKMIEDGKVPEDILKHILEGFDFRIMARKDVMYKCKCDRKRIISLIQAMDKEEIKDIIETEGKIEVKCHFCNDIYKFKENDIRELISE from the coding sequence ATGAGTGACTATTTAATACGGGTTATAACAACTAACAAAGAGATTCGTGCATTAGCGGTAAGATCAACTAATATAGTTGAAAAAGCAAGAAAAGCTCATAATACTAGTCCTGTAGCAACTGCTGCTTTAGGACGATCTTTAAGTGGAGCTGTTTTAATGGGTTCGATGATAAAAGCTGGTGAAGAAACTGGATTGATTATTGAAGGTGATGGTCCTTTAAAAAGAATTATTATTGAATCTAATCAAAAAGGGGAAGTAAGGGGATATGTTAGTAATCCCAATGTGGACCTAATGGTAAAAAATAATGGTAAATTAGACGTAGCAAAAGCAATAGGACAAGGCCAATTACGAGTTATCAAGAGAAAACTTTTAAAAGAACCCTATGAGAGCAGTATTCCTTTAATAAGTGGAGAAATAGGTGAAGATTTAACTTATTATTTCACACAATCTGAGCAAACACCTTCAGCTGTTGGCGTAGGAGTTTTACTTGATAAAGATAATTCAGTAACTGCAGCAGGAGGATTTATAGTACAATTATTACCAGGAGCAACAGATGAAACAATATCACAACTAGAAAGAAATATAGGCAAGATTTCAGCAATTAGTAAAATGATAGAAGATGGAAAAGTTCCTGAAGATATTTTAAAACATATACTTGAAGGTTTTGATTTTAGAATTATGGCAAGAAAAGATGTAATGTATAAATGCAAATGTGATCGTAAAAGGATTATATCACTTATTCAAGCTATGGATAAGGAAGAAATTAAAGATATAATAGAAACAGAAGGGAAAATAGAAGTTAAGTGTCATTTTTGTAATGATATTTATAAATTTAAAGAAAATGATATTAGAGAATTAATTTCTGAATAA